The Thermus thermamylovorans nucleotide sequence TTCACGAGGTGGGGCACGCCCTGCAATGGCGTGAACGCCCCGAGATGGTGCGGGCCGCGCAGGGGGCCCTGACCCTGGCCCTGGGGCTTCTCGTCCTCGGGTTCCTGGTGGGCCCGAGCCCCCTCGGGGCGGCCTTCCTCACCGGGGGGTATGGCCTCTTCCTCGCGAGCCTTCCCCTAGAGGTGGACGCCAACCGGCGGGGCCTCGAGGTCCTGCCCCCGGAGTGGAGGGAGGAGGCGAGGCGGGTGATGGCCGCCCTCACGGGCTCCTACGTGGCGGTGCCCTTGGGCGGGCTCCTGGTGGCCGTGGGGTTCCTCGTGGGGTGGTCTTAGCTACACGCCGTTCCCCTCTCCCTTCCCCGTGTAGCTAAGACGCGCCACCAAAATCCAAACCCCGGAGCTCAGCGCCCCGGGGTGCCACGGAAAAGAAGGCTTCGGCCTTCTGAGATCCAGTATATCACGCCTCGGCCTTCCTCGGCGGGAGGACGGTGGCGTCCACGGTGCCGTCCTCGTTCTCCTGGAGGGCTAGGGCGGCGCCTTCCTTGGCCGCTTCCCGGAAGGCGGAGAGCCAGGCGTGGGTCCTGGGGGCCTCCCGGAGGTCCACGTCCAGGTAGGGGCCGAGGACGGGATCCTCGCCGATGACCATGCGGACCTGCTCCTCCTCCCCCTGGTCCCGGGCCACCGCCAGGAAGAAGCCCGCCAGGTTCTCCAGGTAGGCCCGGCCCTGCCCCTTGGGCCTCGCGTACTCGCGGAAGGCTTCGGCGAGCATGGCCCAAGTATAGCACAAAGTACCTTATTGTCTGAAAGCGGTCTTAGTGGTAGCATTAAATTGCCATGGAAGAGAAGGTGTTGATCTTCAAGGACACGCGGCACCAGGAGGCTTTCCGTAAGGCGCT carries:
- a CDS encoding zinc metallopeptidase is translated as MNGVLLALTGLALVAGYAVYLAFTVLRYRGVPVPLEAGPFAEEALRKGLTGFRVRVGRRNGVRYPERSVYLTRAVYEGKSLYHLAVAVHEVGHALQWRERPEMVRAAQGALTLALGLLVLGFLVGPSPLGAAFLTGGYGLFLASLPLEVDANRRGLEVLPPEWREEARRVMAALTGSYVAVPLGGLLVAVGFLVGWS